A region of the Drosophila subobscura isolate 14011-0131.10 chromosome J, UCBerk_Dsub_1.0, whole genome shotgun sequence genome:
ATACACATGCTGGAGCGACACGCGCGCGAGCAGGAAACAAAATTAGAGGTGAgcgaatacaaaaaaaaaaataagaaaagaaaagaaaagaaagaacaacaaatcaGAATTGGCTTTATCACGTCCCAGCCACGGAATCGTGATCAGTTTGGAGTTGACTGAAGATTATTTATGAGCCAAGAGCACCCACTGCGCAGTTTCTCAAGTGCCTGGAAAGCCTTATCTCGTCTCCACGTCAAAGAACTGaactttctttttgctctaTTTACTGCAGTTCAGATTAAACTTCACTGTATACAAATTAATGAACTTGGATGGGCAATATTCACACTTGTATATTTGTTATTTACAGACCACCTTGCAGGCCTTGGAACGCTCCCAGCGAGAGAACAATGTCCTTAGCGAACGCTTGGGCGCCGTAAGTTCTGAACTTCTACCTCATGGCCACATGAACTAATCAACCATTAAGCCCTACTAACCCTAACTAAATTCTCTAACATTTTCCACGGAAACTAACCAATTCTCATAGCTACAGATTCGTACAAAATACTAACTCAATTCCAAACCCTAACCCTACAGGACACTAGCTCCAGCATGCCTGGAAAAAAGAGTCTGCAGTTTGAAATGGAGtgcgacgatgacgatggcagCTATACGGAGACGGGAAAGCCCAATCATATGTGGGTGGAGGCACGCTCCGTCTACATACAACTCAAGTCCCTGGTGGACTCTCTGAAAGTGAGCCATGACGATGACTCAGGTGGGTACCAGGAACTTCTACTCCATCCTCTGCACATCAGCTAACAACATTTCGTACTGCATAGGTCTCAACTCTGACATATCGCTGGAATTGGAGTCCATGGACAACACGATCTCGAGCACAGAGCGCAATGATGGCGAGCACATGGCCATTGAGTTCCGACAGGGCATGCTGTCGTCCATGTCTGATGAGCTgacgcggctgctgctcaaccTGGATGCGGGCAACTTCAAGAAGATGCTGGACCAGACACGCAACCTTGTTCTCGAGCAGGAGGATGAGATAAAGCGCAGCCATCAGCTGATACAGCAACTGGAGGCGAAGGTGACCGTGACCGATGTGGAGCTGCAGAATGTGAAGGAAGAGCGCGATCAAGCACGCGGAGATCTGGAGGATGATACGAATCGGGATGAGCTGCTGACGAAGGCGCAAACGGAGCGCGATGCGGCCAACGGGCGACGCACCAAGGCCGAGGTGGAGCTGGCCAGGACCCGCGTCGAGCTGATGCAGGCCAacagccagctgctggagtCCATCCAGCAGAAGGTTGAGCTctcgcagcagctggagcagtgGCAGATGGACATGCATGAGCTGATCGACGAGCAGATGCGCTCCAAGCTGATCAACAATCGTCGTGCCCTGGCCACAGAAACCTCCACGCctccgcccagcagcagtgcagcagccaaTCTGGCCAAGCGCGTCTCTAGCTACAAGCTCTGGAGTTTATTTCAGCGGTAATTGGACAAACCTGACTACGCGCTGGAAGGTCTATGCCACTCTCATATTCTTAATGTAGAGAGAGTGCAGTGAATAAGCtacattcatatatatttttaatatttatacacacaaccaaccaaccaacccagacacacacaaacgagaGTCCAGGCATAGACATAGGCATGGAGGTCGATCgatctatctatctattaAATGTATTATCTATTGTACTTGATTGATTgttatttgtatgtaaattgaGGCATTGCATCGCCCTTCTTCTGTTCGTAGTGAAATCTGTCTAATTAcgctttattaattttaaacaaaacttACCACATACTA
Encoded here:
- the LOC117893152 gene encoding bicaudal D-related protein homolog isoform X1 → MHKPKLGNAITAAAIASSISTNNNNSSSSSSSSKSKRARQFSKPSSLIGGGGAAASESLYDHHSSLIGDSIDLEHYISAMEARRHDNEPDVWAQLQQKESDILLAAELGKALLEKNEELVKQQEKLIEDYSAKIEKLEQEKHMLRQKLSIAEDESDQRVLELQSDLNELKEKLQTQDTAIRQAEKEKTILIDELQHQNTRLTEQIQEAHATELKLSAQIQELKDQYHYRNSSLQDHVNSLESIKTELNLTTGKRQELERRLQHAQDEKESLTSSLEEASDRIHMLERHAREQETKLETTLQALERSQRENNVLSERLGADTSSSMPGKKSLQFEMECDDDDGSYTETGKPNHMWVEARSVYIQLKSLVDSLKVSHDDDSGLNSDISLELESMDNTISSTERNDGEHMAIEFRQGMLSSMSDELTRLLLNLDAGNFKKMLDQTRNLVLEQEDEIKRSHQLIQQLEAKVTVTDVELQNVKEERDQARGDLEDDTNRDELLTKAQTERDAANGRRTKAEVELARTRVELMQANSQLLESIQQKVELSQQLEQWQMDMHELIDEQMRSKLINNRRALATETSTPPPSSSAAANLAKRVSSYKLWSLFQR
- the LOC117893152 gene encoding bicaudal D-related protein homolog isoform X2, which codes for MEARRHDNEPDVWAQLQQKESDILLAAELGKALLEKNEELVKQQEKLIEDYSAKIEKLEQEKHMLRQKLSIAEDESDQRVLELQSDLNELKEKLQTQDTAIRQAEKEKTILIDELQHQNTRLTEQIQEAHATELKLSAQIQELKDQYHYRNSSLQDHVNSLESIKTELNLTTGKRQELERRLQHAQDEKESLTSSLEEASDRIHMLERHAREQETKLETTLQALERSQRENNVLSERLGADTSSSMPGKKSLQFEMECDDDDGSYTETGKPNHMWVEARSVYIQLKSLVDSLKVSHDDDSGLNSDISLELESMDNTISSTERNDGEHMAIEFRQGMLSSMSDELTRLLLNLDAGNFKKMLDQTRNLVLEQEDEIKRSHQLIQQLEAKVTVTDVELQNVKEERDQARGDLEDDTNRDELLTKAQTERDAANGRRTKAEVELARTRVELMQANSQLLESIQQKVELSQQLEQWQMDMHELIDEQMRSKLINNRRALATETSTPPPSSSAAANLAKRVSSYKLWSLFQR